A genomic stretch from Desulfotignum balticum DSM 7044 includes:
- a CDS encoding phosphate ABC transporter substrate-binding protein, with amino-acid sequence MKTGIAAIGLLAGSVLFLGTAQAGAVDSFSGLSGEIRISGGTAHIPVMKEAAKQIMTANPDISISIAGGGSGVGIKQVGEGIVDIGNSGRAATDAEVEKYGLKLFKWAIDGVGAAVNPGNPVTSLTKAQLKDIYSGKITNWKDLGGKDAPITVYTRDESSGTRAVFWKKALDKGDIVSSANFVVSNGAMKTAIANDPNAIGYVSVGHMDASVAGVALDGVFPTIDTVKSGEYKVARGLYSNTQGDPSGLTQLFIAYLLSPEGQRIVVQKGFVPVN; translated from the coding sequence ATGAAAACGGGGATTGCGGCAATAGGTCTGCTGGCGGGGTCAGTATTATTTCTGGGAACGGCCCAGGCTGGGGCCGTTGATTCGTTCAGCGGCCTGTCCGGAGAGATCCGGATCTCCGGCGGGACAGCCCATATTCCGGTCATGAAAGAGGCGGCCAAACAGATCATGACAGCCAATCCCGACATCTCCATCAGCATTGCCGGCGGCGGTTCCGGCGTGGGGATCAAGCAGGTGGGAGAAGGGATTGTGGACATTGGTAATTCAGGCCGTGCCGCAACGGATGCGGAGGTGGAAAAATATGGCCTGAAACTGTTCAAGTGGGCCATTGACGGGGTGGGCGCGGCCGTGAATCCGGGTAACCCGGTCACATCCCTGACCAAAGCCCAGCTCAAAGACATTTACAGCGGGAAGATCACCAACTGGAAAGACCTTGGCGGCAAGGATGCGCCCATCACGGTCTACACCCGGGATGAATCCAGCGGGACCCGGGCGGTTTTCTGGAAAAAAGCCCTGGACAAAGGAGATATTGTGTCCAGTGCCAATTTTGTGGTATCCAATGGGGCCATGAAAACCGCCATTGCCAATGATCCCAATGCCATCGGTTATGTGTCTGTGGGACACATGGATGCCAGTGTGGCCGGCGTGGCCCTGGACGGGGTTTTTCCCACCATCGATACGGTCAAATCCGGTGAATACAAAGTGGCCCGGGGGCTTTACAGTAACACCCAAGGAGATCCTTCCGGATTGACCCAATTGTTCATCGCGTATCTGCTGAGTCCTGAAGGACAGCGGATCGTTGTTCAGAAAGGATTTGTGCCCGTAAATTGA
- a CDS encoding transporter substrate-binding domain-containing protein: MRVKKRLALGIILFLTATVFAGSAVAEPILEKIERTGVVTMAFREGSVPFGYMNQKGEWIGFGLDLGYEIHQALEKKLGKSVELVKKPMNPKTRIPLVVNGTVDIGIGSTTITLEREKVIDFSLPYFLTGTRLLVPKDSPVRDFPDLAGKRVGMGSGSTANIKGLDRAIAQGLIEPECRKMLFEEHNKGFLALQQGKIHAYFTDASILAGMKAKAEKPDDWEIAGRYLTYEPYGLLLPENQGEWRDFINETLVQIIKSGKFMEIYDKWFGPDGEVPLEMGDEYKALLKALSFPD, translated from the coding sequence ATGCGAGTAAAAAAACGACTGGCCCTTGGTATTATTTTGTTTCTGACTGCAACCGTGTTTGCCGGTTCGGCCGTGGCTGAACCCATTCTTGAAAAGATTGAACGGACCGGTGTGGTCACCATGGCCTTCCGGGAAGGGTCCGTTCCTTTCGGGTATATGAATCAGAAAGGGGAATGGATCGGGTTCGGTCTGGACCTGGGGTATGAAATCCATCAGGCCTTGGAGAAAAAATTGGGCAAAAGCGTCGAACTGGTGAAAAAGCCCATGAATCCGAAGACCCGGATTCCTCTGGTGGTCAATGGTACGGTGGACATCGGTATCGGTTCCACAACCATTACCCTGGAACGGGAAAAAGTGATCGACTTCAGTCTGCCCTATTTTTTGACCGGCACCCGGCTGCTGGTCCCCAAAGACAGCCCGGTCAGGGATTTTCCGGATCTTGCCGGAAAACGGGTCGGTATGGGCAGCGGCTCCACCGCAAATATCAAAGGCCTTGACAGGGCCATTGCCCAGGGACTGATCGAACCGGAATGCCGGAAAATGCTTTTTGAAGAACACAACAAGGGTTTTCTGGCCCTGCAGCAGGGAAAAATTCATGCCTATTTCACGGATGCCAGCATCCTGGCCGGTATGAAAGCCAAGGCAGAAAAACCTGATGACTGGGAAATTGCGGGCCGGTATCTGACCTATGAACCGTATGGGCTGCTTTTGCCGGAAAATCAGGGGGAATGGCGTGATTTTATCAATGAAACCCTGGTTCAGATTATCAAAAGCGGAAAGTTCATGGAAATTTATGACAAATGGTTCGGCCCGGATGGCGAGGTACCTCTGGAAATGGGCGACGAATACAAGGCATTGCTCAAAGCCTTGAGTTTTCCGGACTGA
- a CDS encoding amino acid ABC transporter ATP-binding protein: protein MIEIENVSLWYSKQTRVLFNIDVRIGHGRKVVICGPSGSGKSSLLRCINGLERFQEGRILVDGISVLAKQTDIHELRAGIGMVFQHFELYPHMTVLQNITLAPVRVRKKSLADAETHARSLLERVGILEHAANYPGELSGGQQQRVAIARALAMEPKLMLFDEPTSALDPEMIQEVLDVMTDLAKEGMTMALVTHEMGFAKEVADEIIFMDKGRILEHADTASFFDNPRHDRTRQFLSRILR, encoded by the coding sequence ATGATCGAAATCGAAAATGTCAGCCTCTGGTATTCCAAACAAACCAGAGTGCTTTTCAATATTGATGTCCGCATCGGTCATGGTCGGAAAGTGGTGATCTGCGGTCCCAGCGGATCCGGGAAAAGTTCGCTTCTGCGATGTATCAATGGGCTGGAACGGTTCCAGGAAGGCCGGATTCTTGTGGATGGAATTTCCGTACTGGCAAAACAAACCGATATCCATGAACTGAGGGCCGGCATCGGCATGGTATTTCAGCATTTTGAGCTGTATCCCCATATGACGGTTCTTCAGAATATCACATTGGCCCCGGTCAGGGTGCGCAAAAAATCCCTTGCTGACGCGGAAACCCATGCCCGGAGTCTCCTGGAACGGGTCGGCATCCTGGAACATGCCGCCAATTATCCGGGTGAGCTTTCAGGCGGGCAGCAGCAGCGGGTGGCCATTGCCCGGGCCCTGGCCATGGAACCGAAACTGATGCTGTTTGATGAACCCACATCCGCCCTGGATCCGGAAATGATTCAGGAAGTCCTCGATGTCATGACGGATCTGGCGAAAGAAGGCATGACAATGGCGCTGGTGACCCATGAGATGGGCTTTGCCAAAGAAGTGGCCGATGAGATCATTTTCATGGACAAAGGCCGGATACTGGAACATGCCGATACTGCATCATTTTTCGACAATCCCCGGCATGACCGGACCCGGCAGTTTTTGAGCCGGATTCTTCGATAA
- a CDS encoding protein phosphatase 2C domain-containing protein, with protein sequence MKIETILDKGSARLNEDTLVAQGNLFGVFDGATSLNKTVFEKEKTGGLIASSAARSVFATNHFPLKALAHTANHSIHQHMVRHGVDLTRKENLWSTSAAVVRIRDNTLEWVQTGDAQIILIYHDNTHEVVVDREDHDYDTLCLWPARKKTGTSGTDTRICEQIRKKRAEMNLTYGVLNGEPHAMDFLLHGRKSLDQVNTVLLFTDGLSIPSEKPAKKKNFTPLVTLYRDLGLSGLKHRIRQIEKTDPECRRFPRFKTHDDIAAIAVQDLSPAGHPKEL encoded by the coding sequence ATGAAAATTGAAACCATCCTTGACAAAGGATCGGCCCGTCTGAATGAAGACACCCTGGTGGCTCAGGGCAATCTGTTCGGGGTGTTTGACGGGGCCACCAGCCTGAACAAAACCGTGTTTGAAAAAGAAAAAACCGGGGGATTGATCGCGTCCTCCGCGGCCCGGTCCGTTTTTGCTACCAACCATTTTCCCTTAAAGGCACTGGCACACACGGCAAACCACTCCATTCACCAACATATGGTCCGCCATGGCGTGGATCTTACCCGGAAAGAAAACCTGTGGAGTACCAGCGCGGCCGTGGTCCGGATCCGGGACAATACCCTGGAATGGGTGCAGACCGGCGATGCCCAGATCATTCTGATTTATCACGACAACACCCACGAAGTGGTGGTGGACCGGGAAGATCATGATTACGACACCCTGTGCCTGTGGCCGGCCCGGAAAAAAACCGGTACATCCGGCACGGACACAAGGATTTGTGAACAGATCCGAAAAAAACGGGCCGAGATGAACCTGACTTATGGGGTGTTGAACGGGGAGCCCCATGCCATGGATTTCCTCCTTCACGGCCGTAAATCCCTGGATCAGGTCAACACCGTGCTGCTGTTCACGGACGGCCTGTCCATTCCATCGGAAAAACCGGCAAAAAAGAAAAATTTCACGCCCCTGGTCACCCTGTACCGGGACCTGGGTCTGTCAGGCCTGAAACACCGGATCCGGCAGATTGAAAAAACCGACCCGGAATGCCGCCGATTTCCCAGGTTCAAGACCCACGACGATATTGCCGCCATTGCTGTTCAAGACCTTTCACCCGCCGGACATCCCAAGGAACTCTGA
- a CDS encoding amino acid ABC transporter permease, with protein MDVDVIVRNAPFIFGGLYLTVQLAVFAIGGGLVLGILLGAARLSRQPWLYYPVSGYVHFFRGLPLLLVIFWLYFLIPVITGRNLNEFAAAVIAFIVYEAAYFSEIVRAGIQSVSRGQRMAGLSSGMTGVQTLRHVILPQALRTMVPSLVTHSVVIFQDTSLAYVIGLREFLRRVNLVDAREARSLELYLFAGLVYFILCSAGTFTGKRLERKNRERKVR; from the coding sequence ATGGATGTGGATGTCATTGTCAGAAATGCCCCATTTATTTTCGGGGGGCTGTATCTTACCGTACAGCTTGCCGTTTTTGCCATCGGCGGCGGGCTTGTCTTAGGCATTCTTCTGGGGGCTGCCCGATTGTCCCGGCAGCCATGGCTGTATTATCCTGTCAGTGGCTATGTTCATTTTTTTCGGGGACTTCCGCTGCTGCTGGTCATTTTCTGGCTTTATTTTCTCATCCCGGTCATCACGGGCCGCAATCTCAATGAATTTGCCGCGGCCGTCATCGCGTTCATTGTATATGAAGCCGCCTATTTTTCCGAAATTGTCCGGGCCGGTATTCAATCCGTCTCCAGGGGCCAGCGGATGGCGGGACTGTCCAGCGGCATGACCGGCGTTCAAACGTTGAGACATGTTATCCTGCCCCAGGCCCTGCGGACCATGGTGCCCTCCCTGGTAACGCACAGCGTGGTCATTTTCCAGGATACCTCTCTGGCCTATGTCATCGGGCTGCGTGAGTTTCTGCGCCGGGTAAATCTGGTGGATGCCAGGGAAGCCCGGTCCCTGGAACTCTATCTGTTTGCGGGTCTGGTATATTTTATCTTATGCTCTGCCGGTACTTTCACCGGCAAACGGCTGGAGCGCAAAAACCGGGAAAGGAAGGTTCGATGA
- a CDS encoding PstC family ABC transporter permease codes for MTRVTQQTARIVFFLSAAVSAMAAALVFGFLLVFGFPLIGGGEFFSLLARPWSPGQGLYGFLPMITGTAAISFLSIVFALPLSLGTVCFMGGLGPARISRLVDGFVRFMTGIPTVIYGFLGIFLLVPVVRTLFTSAGSGMCILSASLMLSLLVSPTMILFFKDGFDSVDVRYIQAADALGADSVQRLIYVILPEAWPGIVTGIIMGLGRAMGDTLIALMIAGNAVHVPGSILDSARTLTSHIALVSASDYDSLAFKSIFACGLTLYVLNAFAVIAVRKLGGKRGQAR; via the coding sequence TTGACCCGCGTAACCCAACAGACGGCCCGGATCGTATTTTTTTTGAGTGCCGCAGTCAGTGCCATGGCTGCGGCACTGGTGTTTGGCTTTCTTCTGGTGTTCGGGTTCCCCCTGATCGGCGGGGGGGAGTTTTTCTCTCTGCTGGCCCGGCCCTGGTCCCCGGGACAGGGGCTGTACGGGTTTCTGCCCATGATCACGGGAACGGCGGCCATCTCGTTTTTGAGCATTGTGTTTGCATTGCCTTTGAGCCTGGGCACAGTGTGTTTCATGGGCGGGCTGGGTCCGGCCCGGATCAGCCGGCTTGTGGACGGATTTGTCCGGTTCATGACGGGCATCCCCACGGTGATTTATGGGTTTTTAGGTATTTTCCTGCTGGTGCCAGTGGTTAGAACCCTGTTCACTTCCGCCGGGTCCGGCATGTGCATTTTGTCCGCCTCCCTGATGCTCTCTTTGCTGGTCAGCCCCACCATGATCCTTTTTTTCAAGGACGGGTTTGATTCCGTGGATGTCCGCTATATCCAGGCGGCGGATGCCCTGGGGGCGGACAGCGTGCAGCGGCTGATCTACGTGATCCTGCCGGAGGCATGGCCGGGCATTGTCACCGGGATCATCATGGGACTGGGCCGTGCCATGGGCGATACCCTGATCGCGTTGATGATTGCGGGAAATGCCGTGCATGTGCCGGGGTCGATTCTGGACTCCGCCCGGACCCTGACCTCTCATATCGCCCTGGTATCGGCATCGGATTACGACAGCCTGGCGTTTAAATCCATTTTTGCCTGCGGCCTGACCCTGTATGTGTTGAATGCTTTTGCCGTGATCGCGGTGAGGAAGCTGGGCGGAAAAAGAGGGCAGGCCCGATGA
- a CDS encoding amino acid ABC transporter permease, whose translation MGLLNYNFDWSVLWRAPYGQMMIQGIFTTVHLSLIAWGLALVLGILIGVLRTQPWVPGRIAGAVYVQVFRNTPFLVHLFFWYYAAPLILPVSGQQWLYDKVPNYAYWAGVAGLGMYTASRVAEQFRSGFSSIPADQYRAAYASGLRTFQVYRWVIIPYGFRLILPTITTEFLTCFKNSALTMTIGVMEITHTAYYIDSFTWHGLETTTAASLVYLTIAWIVIAVMGQVEKRVYIPGQIRKAG comes from the coding sequence ATGGGATTGTTGAACTATAATTTTGACTGGAGTGTCCTCTGGCGGGCCCCCTATGGGCAGATGATGATACAGGGTATTTTTACCACCGTCCACCTGTCTCTCATTGCCTGGGGCCTGGCCCTTGTCCTGGGCATTTTGATCGGGGTGTTGCGGACCCAGCCATGGGTTCCGGGCCGGATTGCAGGCGCAGTCTATGTTCAGGTATTTCGCAACACCCCGTTTCTGGTGCATCTTTTTTTCTGGTACTATGCAGCGCCCTTGATTCTGCCGGTATCCGGACAGCAGTGGTTGTACGACAAGGTGCCGAATTATGCGTATTGGGCCGGAGTGGCCGGACTCGGGATGTACACGGCGTCACGGGTGGCAGAACAGTTCCGGTCCGGTTTTTCTTCCATCCCCGCAGATCAGTATCGGGCCGCATATGCCTCGGGGCTTCGGACCTTCCAGGTGTACCGGTGGGTCATTATCCCCTATGGATTCCGGCTGATCCTGCCCACCATTACCACAGAATTTCTCACCTGTTTCAAAAACTCCGCATTGACCATGACCATCGGTGTCATGGAAATCACCCACACGGCCTATTATATTGATTCTTTTACCTGGCATGGCCTGGAAACCACGACGGCTGCCAGCCTAGTGTATCTGACCATCGCCTGGATAGTGATTGCCGTCATGGGGCAGGTGGAAAAACGGGTTTACATCCCCGGCCAGATCCGAAAGGCGGGATGA
- a CDS encoding acyl-CoA dehydratase activase — translation MSSDTTAVRYAGIDIGSRTIKLVVVDSSGKILERFQSDTGFDPMTTANALIAKVSFDKIMATGYGRNLFELSFDAPTVTEIKAHARGAWTEFPDARTVLDIGGQDSKAISLFDTGKVKKFEMNDRCAAGTGKFLEIMAATLGFELAEFGAQALAAEKDLLISSMCTVFAESEVTSLIARGEDRKEIARGLHTSVIRRAAGMINRVSSDGPIVFTGGVAKNPCMVQLLAGRLDREIRIPSDPQLAGAYGAALLAAEARA, via the coding sequence ATGTCCTCAGACACAACAGCGGTGCGGTATGCCGGTATCGATATCGGCTCCCGCACCATCAAACTGGTGGTGGTTGACTCATCGGGCAAGATCCTGGAGCGGTTCCAGTCCGACACGGGATTTGACCCCATGACCACGGCCAATGCACTCATTGCCAAGGTATCATTCGACAAAATCATGGCCACAGGATACGGCCGGAACCTGTTTGAACTCTCCTTTGACGCGCCCACTGTCACGGAGATCAAGGCCCATGCCCGGGGCGCCTGGACGGAATTCCCCGATGCCCGCACGGTTCTGGACATCGGGGGACAGGACAGCAAGGCCATTTCCCTGTTTGACACGGGCAAAGTGAAAAAATTTGAAATGAACGACCGGTGTGCCGCCGGCACGGGCAAGTTCCTGGAAATCATGGCCGCCACCCTGGGATTTGAATTGGCGGAGTTCGGGGCCCAGGCCCTGGCCGCTGAAAAAGACCTGCTGATTTCCAGCATGTGCACGGTGTTTGCCGAATCGGAAGTGACCTCCCTGATCGCCAGGGGCGAAGACCGCAAAGAGATCGCCCGGGGCCTGCACACCAGTGTGATCCGGCGGGCTGCGGGCATGATCAACCGGGTATCTTCGGACGGGCCCATCGTGTTCACGGGCGGGGTGGCCAAAAATCCCTGCATGGTGCAACTGCTGGCCGGCAGACTGGACCGGGAGATCCGGATCCCATCCGATCCCCAGCTGGCCGGTGCTTATGGAGCGGCCCTTCTGGCGGCAGAAGCCCGTGCCTGA
- a CDS encoding double-cubane-cluster-containing anaerobic reductase: MKQALFKKIQQITEQNLMDIEAHKEKGNHVIGFYCLYGPTELAVAADAIPLPLCGTRQDPIDAAEEVLPRNLCPLIKSSYGFAATDTCPFFRFSDMIVADTTCDGKKKMFEIMSDLKPVHVLQLPQNQVPALSLGPWKAEIETLITVLENRTSRQITPEKISAAIRLMNRERQAKKRLMDITRANPSPLTGMELVEILFKTGFFADKEKGISLMDEISDVCLTLIEQNQSPYTNTTPRILLTGVPVGLGSDKVVKILEQCGANVVALENCSGYKQAFQVDDTIDPVTALADQYLAIPCSVMSPNPGRMEMLKEMIPAFSVDGVVDLTWQACHTYNIESFHISRLVQEDFNLPFLHIETDYSESDTEQLRVRIQAFIEMI; this comes from the coding sequence ATGAAACAGGCCCTGTTCAAAAAAATTCAGCAGATCACGGAACAAAACCTGATGGACATCGAAGCCCATAAGGAAAAAGGTAACCATGTCATCGGATTTTACTGCCTGTACGGCCCCACTGAGCTGGCCGTGGCAGCGGATGCCATTCCGCTGCCGTTGTGCGGCACCCGCCAGGACCCCATTGATGCGGCCGAAGAGGTGTTACCCAGAAACCTGTGTCCGCTGATCAAAAGCAGCTATGGATTTGCCGCCACAGACACCTGCCCCTTTTTCAGGTTTTCGGACATGATTGTGGCGGATACCACGTGTGACGGGAAAAAAAAGATGTTTGAGATCATGTCCGACCTCAAACCGGTCCACGTATTGCAGCTGCCGCAGAATCAGGTTCCTGCCCTGTCCCTTGGACCCTGGAAAGCGGAAATCGAAACCCTGATCACGGTACTTGAAAACCGGACCAGCCGTCAGATCACGCCGGAAAAAATCTCTGCCGCCATCCGCCTGATGAACCGGGAACGACAGGCAAAAAAACGGCTCATGGACATCACCAGAGCCAACCCTTCTCCGTTGACGGGCATGGAACTGGTTGAAATCCTGTTCAAAACCGGATTCTTTGCCGACAAGGAAAAAGGGATCTCCCTGATGGATGAAATTTCAGATGTCTGTCTGACACTGATTGAACAAAACCAGAGTCCCTACACAAACACCACCCCCCGGATTCTGCTGACCGGCGTGCCTGTCGGGCTCGGGTCGGACAAGGTGGTGAAAATCCTGGAACAGTGCGGTGCCAATGTCGTGGCCCTTGAAAACTGCAGCGGATACAAGCAGGCTTTTCAGGTGGATGACACCATCGACCCGGTCACGGCCCTGGCCGATCAGTATCTGGCCATTCCCTGTTCCGTCATGAGTCCCAACCCGGGCCGTATGGAAATGCTCAAAGAAATGATCCCGGCATTTTCCGTTGACGGCGTGGTGGACCTGACCTGGCAGGCCTGCCACACATACAATATCGAATCCTTTCATATATCCCGCCTGGTTCAGGAGGACTTCAACCTGCCGTTCCTGCACATTGAAACCGATTATTCCGAATCAGACACGGAGCAGCTCCGGGTCCGGATTCAGGCCTTCATTGAGATGATATAA
- a CDS encoding double-cubane-cluster-containing anaerobic reductase, translated as MTTDYTSMWQELGLDLAGHDALLNVLGTAYTDIYLSQKNRPEGMGYFDFVMSEVHGLRIKELMDEKAAGRKIIGSYCVFVPEEIVLAANATLVGLCSGADFAMEKVEQLLPRNTCALIKSSFGFKIGKVCPYLESADMIVGENTCDGKKKAYETLGTLVDNLYVMDLPQTKTDQTRDLLKAEYMKFKTAVEELTGVAVTPESLKSAIDVVNAKRAAIHRLSALRKADPAPISGLDALLANQVFFYDNPARFTESVNKICDELETRIQEKTGAFPAGAPRILVSGCPQAVPNWKLHMIVETAGAVIVGEESCVGERGTRNLTADTGTTVDEMMDAIVDRYFQVDCAIFTPNPQRLDHIQEMVTAYNAQGVIHYGLQFCQPYLMESIPVEKALEEKNIPCLRVETDYGMEDAGQLKTRVEAFIEQLR; from the coding sequence ATGACGACTGATTATACATCCATGTGGCAGGAACTGGGGCTCGACCTGGCGGGCCATGATGCCCTGCTCAATGTGCTGGGAACGGCTTACACCGATATTTATCTGTCCCAGAAGAACCGGCCCGAAGGCATGGGCTATTTTGATTTTGTGATGAGCGAGGTCCATGGGCTGCGCATCAAGGAACTGATGGACGAAAAAGCTGCCGGCAGGAAAATCATCGGCTCCTATTGCGTGTTTGTGCCCGAAGAAATCGTTCTGGCGGCCAATGCCACCCTGGTGGGGCTGTGCTCCGGAGCGGATTTTGCCATGGAAAAAGTGGAGCAGCTTTTGCCCAGAAACACCTGTGCGCTGATCAAATCCTCGTTCGGGTTTAAAATCGGCAAGGTGTGCCCGTATCTGGAAAGCGCGGACATGATCGTGGGGGAAAACACCTGTGACGGCAAGAAAAAAGCCTATGAAACCCTGGGGACCCTGGTAGACAATCTGTATGTCATGGATTTGCCCCAGACCAAGACCGACCAGACCAGAGACCTGCTCAAGGCGGAATACATGAAATTCAAGACGGCCGTGGAAGAATTGACGGGCGTCGCGGTCACACCTGAGTCCCTGAAATCCGCCATTGACGTGGTCAATGCCAAGCGGGCCGCCATCCACCGGCTGTCTGCATTGAGAAAGGCCGACCCTGCCCCCATTTCCGGCCTGGATGCCCTGCTGGCCAACCAGGTGTTCTTTTACGACAACCCGGCCCGGTTCACGGAATCGGTCAACAAAATCTGTGATGAACTGGAAACCCGGATCCAGGAAAAAACCGGGGCATTCCCTGCCGGCGCGCCCCGCATCCTGGTGTCGGGATGTCCCCAGGCAGTTCCCAACTGGAAACTGCACATGATTGTTGAAACGGCCGGGGCCGTGATCGTGGGCGAGGAATCCTGTGTGGGCGAACGGGGCACCCGGAACCTGACCGCCGATACGGGCACCACCGTGGATGAGATGATGGATGCCATCGTGGACCGGTATTTTCAAGTGGATTGCGCCATATTCACCCCCAATCCCCAGCGCCTGGACCACATTCAGGAGATGGTCACGGCATACAACGCCCAGGGTGTGATCCATTACGGGTTGCAGTTCTGCCAGCCCTATCTCATGGAATCCATTCCCGTGGAAAAAGCCCTGGAGGAAAAAAACATTCCCTGCCTGCGGGTGGAAACCGATTACGGCATGGAAGATGCGGGCCAGCTCAAGACCCGGGTGGAAGCATTTATCGAGCAGCTCAGGTAA